Sequence from the Chloroflexota bacterium genome:
ACGTTACTACTACTTTCGCCATAAGGGTATGGTATTACAAAGTATTACCCTTTTCAACCACCCGGAAGGTTGGTATAAAAGTGAATCTGCATAGCTTCAGGTTCCCTTATCAATCCACGGATTTGGGAGTTCTGGCCAGCCTTGACGTTCAAAGGGAATTGCCATAAGCCCTCCCTGCTTTCATCACCCTGGTGCGGGACATTGGCACGGGATACTCTGTGCACTGCCAGCAAATCGCTGTCCCCAAGTGATACAATCTCCTGCCCCGTTTCCCTATCTACGAAGGTAATATCTTCCCGAATGTAGATCACGTCGCCTCGACAGCGGACTGCCTCGCATCTGCGAGTAACGATCACATCGTAACTCAAAGGCTGGTATGTTTGGGAATCGATCATGGTCACCACCCCATCGTACTGCACTGTCTTGTCCAGGTCATCAGGCACCTTCGTCAGATCAGGAAATATGATGGTGACCCAAACTACTCCAAAGATGACTAGAGCTACTCCGGCTGCGGCCAGAGCTATCCCAGTTCGTTTCTTTGTTGAAGCCATATTCTTCCT
This genomic interval carries:
- a CDS encoding DUF3068 domain-containing protein; protein product: MDERKNMASTKKRTGIALAAAGVALVIFGVVWVTIIFPDLTKVPDDLDKTVQYDGVVTMIDSQTYQPLSYDVIVTRRCEAVRCRGDVIYIREDITFVDRETGQEIVSLGDSDLLAVHRVSRANVPHQGDESREGLWQFPLNVKAGQNSQIRGLIREPEAMQIHFYTNLPGG